In Plasmodium falciparum 3D7 genome assembly, chromosome: 5, the following proteins share a genomic window:
- a CDS encoding MerC domain-containing protein, putative, giving the protein MIKIRNISLNRISSIASIICLLDCIIIPIVMFTLSVFNIFNSKLAHLHEISDILALYIMTPICSLCILFNFIQLNNVLLLTWGIFSVILFVISHGHFNIGPKCNELLEKYHVFISILSIILLLSNNYTSQKMIKKRNLDHCCSIKRFGKNANNSSFTNHHSSEHACNEDHHDHHNRTISASSNNGNKYYMNYDKNERELVSFL; this is encoded by the exons ATGATTAAAATTAGAaa tATAAGTTTGAATAGAATATCATCTATTGCAAGTATCATTTGCTTGCTTGATTGTATTATAATTCCTATTGTTATGTTTACATTATCCGtttttaacattttcaaTTCAAAACTAGCACATCTTCATGAAATATCTGATATa ctagctttatatattatgactCCAATATGTTCACTTTGTatcctttttaattttattcaaTTAAACAATGTCTTATTACTCACATGGGGTATATTTagtgttatattatttgtaatttCACATGGGCATTTTAATATAGGTCCCAAATGTAACGAACTTTTAGAAAAATACCATGTATTTATATCAATTTTATCTATAATCTTATTATTaagtaataattatacatcacagaaaatgataaagaaaagaaatttaGATCACTGTTGTTCAATAAAAAGATTCGGGAAAAACGCAAATAATTCGTCTTTTACCAATCACCATTCTAGTGAACATGCCTGTAATGAAGATCATCATGATCATCATAATCGTACGATTTCAGCATCATCAAATAATGggaataaatattatatgaactatgataaaaatgaaagagAATTAGTAAGcttcttataa